In Candidatus Cloacimonas sp., the sequence CAGACCAGATTGTATTCAAAAATTCATCCTGATAGTGATAGCGTGTTTTATCCACTAAAGTTGTATCAGCTACAATTGGCTTGCTGCGCATATTTACTTCGTTTCCTCTTGCTACTTTGGTCAATGCGATATCATATTTGGTAACCAGTTTGGTCGATTGTCCCTCTCCGTTTGTTGCACAAGCGGCAAGCAACAGTAATATAATTACAAGCGGTATAAACAAATAGAACTTTTTCATTTTAGCTCCTTTTTTCTTAATTTATAGTAGAGAATCTTATGGCTTAACTTCCCTAATTTGTCAAGTTTGAAGTTTATTTTACGATGGGACTATCAATTTCATTTGAGTAACCAGTTCCTTATTTGGTAGTTCGAATCCAAGTATCGGTTCTACCTAAAGTGGGCACACCGATAAAATAACGAATGGTGATAGTGTTATTATTGACCAATTCTACTTTGGCGGAATAGGTTTTGCCAGTTTCTGGCTCATATAATTTGCCATTTTTATATTTAGTGTGGCTCTCTAAAATGAGGTCAGTTAAAATAACCATATTGAGCAAAGGTCTATCCCGCAGTTTTTCATTTGGATTGTTAACATCTTTTTTGGGTTTGCCTTGGGAATCGTTTGGCTCTTTCAGCCAGATAATTTTTCCCGCAAAAGTGCTGTCACCGTTTTGGAAAATTTCTATTTTTGTTGTTTTATCACCGGTTAGCCAATAGCCGACAAGGCGATTGCTTTCTTCATTACCTAAAAGCAGAATCGGCATACAGATTAGCGCTGCCACAAGGAATAGGAGAAATGGCTTCATTTTTTCAGCTCCTTCGCTACAATATTCCGCAACGCTTAAAAATAAAATCTACATTGCGCAGGTAGCGTTCATAAGAAAATATATCCCGAATTTCACTTTCGGCAAGTGCAGATGTTATATCTTTATTGGCAAGCAGATAATCCAAAAAGTTACCTCCTGTTTCCAGACATTTCATTGCTTCTTGCTGAACCAGCGAGTATGCTTGTTCCCTGGATAAACCATTTTTAACCAGATGTAACAGAACTGCTTGCGAAAAAACCAAACCCTGTGTCAATTCCAAATTTTTTATCATATTTTCTGGGAAAACCACCAGATTTTCTATCAGCGAAGAGACCTTATCCAGCATATAATGAATTAAAATGCAGGAATCTGGTAATATTATTCTTTCCACACTCGAATGAGAGATATCGCGTTCATGCCATAAAGCATTATTTTCCATTGCACTTAAAGCATTGGAACGCAAAATTCTGGCTAATCCACAAAGTTGTTCACTTACAATCGGATTGCGTTTATGCGGCATAGCGGAAGAGCCCTTTTGCCCTTTACTGAAATTTTCTTCCACTTCGTGCACTTCAGTTCTTTGCAGATGCCTGATTTCCAGTGCCATTTTTTCTATCGTAGAAGCAA encodes:
- a CDS encoding DUF2147 domain-containing protein, with the protein product MKPFLLFLVAALICMPILLLGNEESNRLVGYWLTGDKTTKIEIFQNGDSTFAGKIIWLKEPNDSQGKPKKDVNNPNEKLRDRPLLNMVILTDLILESHTKYKNGKLYEPETGKTYSAKVELVNNNTITIRYFIGVPTLGRTDTWIRTTK